The Flavobacterium sp. CBA20B-1 genome includes the window AAATTTCGCACGCTTTTTTTATTCATAAGGTATCGTAATTAGGGCATTGTTCGGTCGGTAGTGGTTTTACCAGAGCCAACAGTGTCAATACCTCGGTTGATTGTATCAGTTTGATGGTTATCGATAGTGCCTCCCGAAATATCTTGCTCATTCAAAGGATCTGCATTGGGGTCATGATAGCGCTCTTGTTCTGATTCTCCGTACAATCCTTGGTCGTCCATATTTCGGTCGTTTCGATCACGGCATGATGCAACAACGCTAAATGATAACAGCAAAATGCCAATTAGTCCATATTTGTAACATACATTTTTCATACTATTTATTTTTTATTCATTATAATAATGAGTGATTACTATAAAATGTGATGAAACGGAAAAGTATCAAAAGTAGAGCAAAAAACATACCGCTTCATTTTGAGTGTTGCAAGAACGCAATCGGTTTATAAAAAAGATGCATGTTGGGTATTTTATTTACAAATAATGTATTTTTTATACAGTTATCTTTTTAAAAATGAGTGTGTTATGATTTTGTTTTTGATTTTATTTGATTTGTTTTTTTGTAAATAATTGTGTTTTATTCATTATTTAATTGTTAAAAATGTATGTTTTATTATTTATTTTAAGCTAAAAAACATATTTAAAGACAGTATTGTTCTATTTGATGTTGATGAATACAGCGCAACACAATTGTTAAAAAACTATCATTGGCTTGTATCATTAGTATTTAAAAAGGATTGGTGTATGAAATTGATTTCTTCCAGAGCAATTGCTATCGAATGATATCTGGAACAGTAATTTGGCATTGGTTCACAAATTGATGTATAGAAAGTGGGAACATCCCAAATAAAATGGAAATGAAATACAGGAAAAGTATCTTTCAAAATTTAATCAACTAATATTTTAACACCTATTTAATTATGGAAAATAACAAAATCAACCAGCAACAAGACGGAACAAACAACCAAAATCAAAAAGGTCAGCAAAATCCGCAAAATCAGAATACTCAAAATCAATTCAACGATCCAAACGAGCAGCAGATTGATCCAAACAACAAAGATCCATTTGCACATACACACGAGGAACATCGAACCAATCAAGATGATAAAAGATATGATGGTTCTAAAAACCCTGACGGTATGAATACCAATGTTCAAAACAACAAGGATTTTAAAACAAACAAAGTAAATCGCGAAGGTGAAAATAAAGATGAATATTTTCAAGATTAATTAATAATCAACTTTGGTAAGCCTCTCTTCTAATTAAGAGAGGTTTTTTTTATTTTTTTGAGAGATAATCCATAATTACTTCAGCCACTTTTGCTAAAGTTTGTTGTACAATTTGATGCGAATTTCCTTCAAAAATTTCTCTTAATTGCACAGATCGATCTTCAAAAATAAAACTCAAAAAAATAGTCCCTACGGGTTTTTCTTCTGTTTCGCTGCCGCCAGCCTTGGTTAATCCGGTAACGGCAACTATAATATCAGCTTTTTTAAACAGCTTTTTTGTACTTAAAGCCATTTCATAAGTCACCGGGCTTGATTCCGGCGTAAAGCTGTCAATTAAATCTTTAGGAATTTTTAAAAGCGCTTGCTTTTCGTCTGCATCATAGCACACAATACTGCCCAAGAAAATAGAACCCGCATAAGGAGTTAAACCAAAAGCAACAGAAAGTGCCCCAACGGTAGCACTTTCTGCAAAAGCAATTTTTAAGTTTTTTTCGGCTATTAAAGCACTGCATTTTAAAATGCTTATTTCAGTCATATAATTTTGCAATATAAATTATTAGTAAGCAATTTTACCACCTGTTGCCGGAATAGTAGCACCGCCAATATAAGAAGCTTCTTTTGTTGCCAAAAACACATAGATTGGAGCAATTTCGCTTGGCTGACCTGGTCTTTTTAGAGCGGTGTCATCACCAAAATCTTTATAATCAATTAGCGTACTCGGAATAAGAGGCGTCCAAACAGGTCCGGGCGCCACGGCATTCACGCGTATGTCTTTTTTTTGCTCAATAAGCATTTGGTTTAAATTTGCAGTGTAGTTCTGTATGGCAGCCTTGGTAGCAGCATAGGGCAAAAGCGTAGGATTTGGTTGGTATGCGTTTACCGATGTGGTGTTGATAATGCTACTGCCTTTGGGCATGTGTGGAATACTTAATTGGCATAAATGAAACATTGCCAACACATTGGTGTTGAAGGTTAATTGCCATTCTTCTGTTGAAATGGCATCGATGGTTTCGCGCCCCATTTGAAAAGCGGCATTGTTAATCAACACATCAATCTTTTTAAATTCTTTTATAGTGACTTCAACAAGCATCTGGCAAATTTCTTTTTTGGTGATATCGCCCTTAAACAGCAACGCTTTTCTACCCGCTTTCCGAATCCATTCTGCGGTATCCTTGGCGTCTTCATCTTCCATATCGCTTAGGTAGGAAATCACCACATCCGCACCTTCACGGGCAAATGCAATCGCAGTTGCCTTTCCAATTCCAGAGTCGCCACCAGTTATTACCACACATTTATCCTGCATGCGGTTGTATCCTTCATAAGACTGCTCTCCATGATCGGGTTTCAATTCCATATCTTGTTCCGATGCAGGGGCATTTTGTCTGGGTTCATCAAACGGCGGTTTGGGAAACGATCTAAGTTTGTTTTCTTCTTTTTTCATGCGATTCTATTTTAAAGTTTATACATTTTTCCACCGGCATCCAATGTTTCACCTGCAATTGGATGAGAAGCTGCTGAAGCTACAAAAACATATAGTGGAGCAACTTCATAAGGATGCATCGGCGTTACAGAGTGAATATTAGACGGTAAGTTGTTGTATGATGGCAAAACATTGGGCAGTGATTCTGACCATATAAAACCAGTTGTAATTCCATTAATGCGCAATTTTTTTTGTGCCACCGAAAACATTCTGTTCATTTCGTGTGTATAGGTTTTTATGGCTGCTTTTAAAGCCGCATAAAAGATAAGTTGATCCGGCTGTGCATAGGCACACAAAGTGGCAGAGTTTATAATGACACCATCTTTTGCCATAAAATCGGGTGCAATTTTTCCTAAAGTAAAAAGCGATTGAATTTTTAAGGTATCGTTTTTTCGTAATAAATAATGACCACCTTCCGTATCGTTTTTATTGGATATAGAAAAAGTGTTTACCAGGATATCAATGTTTTTTACTTTTTTAGATATGTTTTCAAACAAGCGTTTGCATTTATATTCATCAAATGTAAACGCTTTAAAAAGCCATACCTTTCTTCCCATTTTTTCAATGAGCTTTACTACACTTTTCAGCTCTTTTTCGTATTGCTGGTGGTTGTAAATAAGTGCCACATCTGCACCTTCTTTTGCAAAAGCAATTGCAACAGCCTTGCCCACACCATTGCAGCTGGCGGTTACTACTGCACATTTGTTAAGTAATTTTTCGGTTCCATTATAGGATTCAGTGGTATATTTTGGGGTAATCTTCATAAATGAATTCATTTCATTTAGAGATGTTGTTGATGAATGATGATTGTTTTGTAACTCGTTTTTCATGGTGAGATATTTAATTTGTATTTTATTTCTAATTAGACAAATTCTATACTACATTTTCAGTAATCGCTCACAAGCAAATTATTTTTAACCCTTATTGGTGTAACACATTGTTAACAAACAATTCTTTTAAAAGTCACAATCTTATCAAAAGCAAAAGTGGTGTTACAATAAAATGGTTTTATTTGGTGAAGTTGTGGAAATTTCCCCCTTTTTGTGTAGATAGTATTCAAAAATAACAACATTAATAGCATGAATATGCTATATGATTTTTAATTTTTCGATCATTATTAAATTTGTTTTTATTCTTTTTATTGGCTTTTATTTTGAAATAGTTTACGTTTTTTTCGATTTTTTTGCTATTTGTTTTTAATAAATTATATATTATGTTATTCATATAGTGGATTTGCTATACAATAAAATTTTGAATACAATCAATCAGTACCCACAAGCGGTAAATTAGATCAAAATGTTAAAATATTTAAAAGAACTCCCAAGAGCAACCCTGCTTGAAATCTCCGTGAAAACAGTCCCATTTTAAAAGGTACACAAATAATTACCGTATAAAAAATTAGGAATATCTATTGTTTGATAATTAGTACAAGTATGCCGGCACTTGTAAAATGTATTAACTTTTTATACCAATAATTATGAATTCAAGATATAACAGACGAAGAGGAAGTTCTTCACGCAATTCTCATGACACACATGATAATATGAGTGCAATTCACGAAGAAATTTATCAATTAGGCTACGAACACGGCTATGAAGATGGCTCAGAAGACGAAGACTACGATGATGATTTTTCAGATTATGAAGATGATTTCAATCAAGGACAAATGAATGATTGGGATGATGATGATTATGACGATGAAGATTACGACGATGAGGATTATGACGACGATGACTACGACGACGATGACTACTTCGAAGAAGAACATCCAAGAGATTCTCAAGGACGATTTTCATCAAAAGGAAGATCAAGCAATCGATCAAGCAGTGGGCGAGGAAGCTCAAGAAGCGGTCGTGGATCTTCTTCTAACCGAGGAAATAGCTCGTCGAACTCAAGACGTTCAAGTTCTAACTCACGCTCAGGAAGTGGTAGTTCTAACAGAAGTTCTTCATCTAATTCAGGACGCGGTAGTTCCAATTCAAGTCGAAGCAATTCAGGATCAAGCCGTGGAAGTTCATCTAACAGAAGCAACTCGGGTCGTGGATCAAATAACAGCTCAGGCGATACTTCGAAACGCGGATTTGCATCAATGAGCAAAGCACAGCGATCAAGAATTGCGCGTATGGGTGGAAAAGCCTCTGGAAGAAGCCGTTCAGGATTTGGCGGACGCAGAAATAATTAATTAAAAGCGAGGGAGCGTAAAAAACTCCCTCTCTTTATCACTTTTTAAATAGAAAAATTATGAGTCAGAAAGATCTAAAAGAAAAAACTATTGATAAATCTGCACCTTCAAAAAGTGAAGATTCTAAAACAATACCTGTTGAAGAACCAAAGAACACCTCAAAATCTGCCGAAAAATCTACAAACGATACGACAGATTCAAAGGATACCGACAATAACACTAAAAAAAATCAATCAATGGAAGATAAAAATAGCAACTCGGAACTTAAAACTTTTTTTGTTGAAGCTTTGCAGGATATCTATTATGCCGAAGCAGCTATTGAGCAGTCGCTTGCAAAAATAAAAAATAAGGCAACCTGCGAAGAACTTCAAGAAGCTTTAGAAGACCATGAATTGGTAACTAAAAAGCAAATTCTGCGTTTGGAAAAAGTATTTAAACTTTTGGGAAAAGAAGCCAAAAAGAAAAAATGCGACGCAATTGATGGTATTTTGAAAGAAGTGGATGAAATGGTGAAAAATACCGAAGACGGTTCCATGACACGCGATGTAGCAATTATTATTGGTGCTCAAAAAGTAGAGCATTATGAAATTGCAACTTACGGTGGTTTGGCGCAAATAGCCATAACTTTAGGATATGAAAAAGTAGCCGATTTACTGGAAGCAACTTTGGATGAAGAAGAGGATACCGATTATTTACTGACCGAAATTGCTGAAGAACACGTGAATTTCGAAGCAGCGGAAGAGTAAATATAAACCCATCTTAACCTTAGGTTAATCTATATAAAGTAGTTTTGTAACCAATCATTTGGTTGGATACTTTGCTACCAAAAAATTGCTATGAAGAATAAAACTGTTTCTGTTTTCAGATAATTATTTGAAAAGGAAACAGTTTTTTGTATATAACCATTAAATCAACCGATTTTTCTTCGCCATTTCCACCGCTTCCATTTTAGAATGAACCTGCAATTTCTGGTAGATGTTTTCGGTGTGCCTTCTTACTGTGGCCGGCGAAATGAATAAATTTTCGGCAATGGCTGTGTAAGGCAATCCTTTGGAAAGCTGCTCCAATACTTCGGTTTCGCGTGCAGTCAGCGTAATCTCCTCTTGATTTTCGGGTAGCGTAATTAGTGGATTTCGTAGCAACTTCAAAGTCTTCATTGCAATGGACGGCGTCATTACCGCACCGCCTTCCAAAGTTTGCACAATGGCATCGTAGAGTTCTTTTGGTGGTGTTTCTTTTAGCAAATAACCATCGGCTCCGGCTTGTATGGCATTGAAAATATTTTCGTCATCGTCAAAAACCGTCAGCATAATGATTTTGATCTGAGGATATTTTTGTTTGACCAAGGCTGTAGTTTCAATACCGTTTTTACGAGGCATTTCGATATCCATCAGAATGAGGTCGGTGCGTTTATCGGTCTGCAATTTTTCCATACATTGCACGCCGTCATTTGCAGTGAAGGAAAGTTGTATATCTTCAAAAAGTGACAATTTATCTTTCACGCTTTTGATAAGAAAATTATTGTCTTCGATGATGGCAATTCTTGTCTTCATACATTTCTTAATTATTATGAACATTAAACCACACCTTCGTTCCTTTCCCCATTTCCGATTGCAGTTGCAATTCGCTGTTTAATTCCAAAGCTCTTTTTCGCATATTCAGTAATCCATTTCCGGGTTCAATTTCACTTTCTTCAAATCCTTTTCCGTCATCTTTTACCTGAAATTGGAGAACGGAATTTTCTTTGGAAATGAGGATTTGAATTTGGCTTGCTTCGGCATATTTAAACGCATTGTTGGTAGCTTCCTGAATAATCCTGAAAATATTCAAGCCTTGAATACCCGTAAAAACTTCTTCTTCCGACACATCGTCTGTTATCTGTAAGCTAACCTGGATATGGCTTTGCGACTGTTTCGCTTTTTCGATGAAATTAGCAATCCGGCTTTCTAAATCTTTGATGGTAATGCCTTGTTTGTTCATTGCCCAAATGGTATCCCGCAGTTCCTGAATGGTTTCTTTGGCAAAGGAACCGATGTTGCTCAACCTGTTGATGAGGTTTTCGTCTTTGTCCTTCACATAATATTTAATGGTGTCGATAGCCGAAATGATGAAGCTCAATTGCGCACCGATATTGTCGTGTAAGTCCCGAGAAATCGACAAACGCTGCTCCTGCAATTTGTTTTGATTTTCGATTTTCTGAAGTGCCAATTTCATTTCGTTTTCTTGCTTTTGACGAAGGTTTTTCAGCACTTGTTGTTTATAAAACAAAAACCCCATCAAACCGATGATCACAACCAATGCAGCCAAACCAAAAATCC containing:
- a CDS encoding CinA family protein, which produces MTEISILKCSALIAEKNLKIAFAESATVGALSVAFGLTPYAGSIFLGSIVCYDADEKQALLKIPKDLIDSFTPESSPVTYEMALSTKKLFKKADIIVAVTGLTKAGGSETEEKPVGTIFLSFIFEDRSVQLREIFEGNSHQIVQQTLAKVAEVIMDYLSKK
- a CDS encoding SDR family oxidoreductase, with product MKKEENKLRSFPKPPFDEPRQNAPASEQDMELKPDHGEQSYEGYNRMQDKCVVITGGDSGIGKATAIAFAREGADVVISYLSDMEDEDAKDTAEWIRKAGRKALLFKGDITKKEICQMLVEVTIKEFKKIDVLINNAAFQMGRETIDAISTEEWQLTFNTNVLAMFHLCQLSIPHMPKGSSIINTTSVNAYQPNPTLLPYAATKAAIQNYTANLNQMLIEQKKDIRVNAVAPGPVWTPLIPSTLIDYKDFGDDTALKRPGQPSEIAPIYVFLATKEASYIGGATIPATGGKIAY
- a CDS encoding SDR family oxidoreductase — encoded protein: MKNELQNNHHSSTTSLNEMNSFMKITPKYTTESYNGTEKLLNKCAVVTASCNGVGKAVAIAFAKEGADVALIYNHQQYEKELKSVVKLIEKMGRKVWLFKAFTFDEYKCKRLFENISKKVKNIDILVNTFSISNKNDTEGGHYLLRKNDTLKIQSLFTLGKIAPDFMAKDGVIINSATLCAYAQPDQLIFYAALKAAIKTYTHEMNRMFSVAQKKLRINGITTGFIWSESLPNVLPSYNNLPSNIHSVTPMHPYEVAPLYVFVASAASHPIAGETLDAGGKMYKL
- a CDS encoding KGG domain-containing protein, which produces MSAIHEEIYQLGYEHGYEDGSEDEDYDDDFSDYEDDFNQGQMNDWDDDDYDDEDYDDEDYDDDDYDDDDYFEEEHPRDSQGRFSSKGRSSNRSSSGRGSSRSGRGSSSNRGNSSSNSRRSSSNSRSGSGSSNRSSSSNSGRGSSNSSRSNSGSSRGSSSNRSNSGRGSNNSSGDTSKRGFASMSKAQRSRIARMGGKASGRSRSGFGGRRNN
- a CDS encoding YciE/YciF ferroxidase family protein encodes the protein MSQKDLKEKTIDKSAPSKSEDSKTIPVEEPKNTSKSAEKSTNDTTDSKDTDNNTKKNQSMEDKNSNSELKTFFVEALQDIYYAEAAIEQSLAKIKNKATCEELQEALEDHELVTKKQILRLEKVFKLLGKEAKKKKCDAIDGILKEVDEMVKNTEDGSMTRDVAIIIGAQKVEHYEIATYGGLAQIAITLGYEKVADLLEATLDEEEDTDYLLTEIAEEHVNFEAAEE
- a CDS encoding response regulator, which codes for MKTRIAIIEDNNFLIKSVKDKLSLFEDIQLSFTANDGVQCMEKLQTDKRTDLILMDIEMPRKNGIETTALVKQKYPQIKIIMLTVFDDDENIFNAIQAGADGYLLKETPPKELYDAIVQTLEGGAVMTPSIAMKTLKLLRNPLITLPENQEEITLTARETEVLEQLSKGLPYTAIAENLFISPATVRRHTENIYQKLQVHSKMEAVEMAKKNRLI